ACAGATTGTTTTATACTTgtccatgtttttgttttatttcattatctaTATTTATTGATCCTGCTTGACTGCTCTTTGGATGTTACTTAGCAACTGCACATCCTTGCAAAAAAACGTTGTAAAATAGTTGACCAAGAGTTGCCAAAAGTGACAGTATGTCATCAGGTTAGTTAAAAGTATGGGCGGCGGTAACcaccaaaattagtaaatatacaattcattcctaaacaagtcagtcagtgcagtgcatttcaacgccgtctagtctaaaactccaccCCGTCCAATATAGGTTATCTAAGGATTGTGGTAGGAGTACAGGGCCAGCTTGAAACTACGAAGATCGGGTTGCTTTAAATTACATATGAAGTTAGACTTTTCCATATCCCCATCATATAAgggaaaaaacaaaactttaagtaAATGGCAGAGGTATGGACCTGTCTGTATAATAGGGGAAAGATATGGCGAGTCACTCTAATTGAGTGCTAAAGTGTTACTGCAATGGGACTTCAACTAAGCGattaacaattttgtaaaaagtaatGTGTCTTTAATTTGTTTGTCTTTCTTCTAAGGTCTGCCACCCAAGTTCATTTCTCACAGACGTAAAATTGTCCTGGTATGAATGATTATATTTTGCCTAGGGAACTGCTCTACGTCCAATTTTCTCAGTTTTATCAGTATTATACTGAGTGTGGAAGGATGAGACAGCTGCAACTGCAGTCTTACAAGAGTTTTATAGGCAAATTGCTTGATCTCATTTTTCTACAACTGATCTAGGATGAGTTATATGATTACCTGCCGCTGGCTGCAGGCAGCGACCATGAAAGCTGTTTGCTCTCCAACTgaactagctcctagactatgatatttatatattatttttcaaattgtgaataaagccagtctatatcctatgtccaatatcatattacaatcagttctgtgagaaaatctctaaaatagaccaaagagctataaaaataaatagatttatacttctttgaatagaCTGGCAATTTTGTCACtataacatgaaacaaaaaattacaaaagctgaaaatttgtgacaatttttttattatcaatctAGTAGCTAGTCCAGCTTGAGCATTTTCTTCTCCAAAGTTCAACAAACTGGGTCACAATGTTAATACCAGCTGATTGTTCCAGATGCTCAGGAGTAATGACCCTTGAAttagttttgattccatacctcatgtttttatttcgatgtaaatgagatgtggaaccaaaatttgtagtcctatttggcgccatataacctgtactgtgttggtgcgccataaaacccaaataaataaacaataaaaattgaaaaaaaaatgacaatgtcCTCTCTCTAACTTGAGCATTTATTATCCAATGATCTCCATTCTTGGTCACAATATTCACAGGCACAGTATCTTGGAaatgtttgataaccagccagatATTCCCAGTtcttgagttatgccccttgaattgtttaaaactgcaaaagttgacagtgttcaccaaacttagaaCATTTCAAGGCATGTTATCTTGGCAAATTTCTATAATCAATTCTATAGTCTTTGTTGTAgtctagccactagactgataataaagaatttgtcacaaaatttaaaaaatgtgattttcttttgttttatgttatataGTGACAAATACCAGTCTAATTCACAGATTTTCTCAGAAAACTGATTCTAATATCGTATGATATTGAAcctaggatatagactggctatatcacaattttaaatataaaaattcaaaaatatatatcatagtctaggagctagtctatctTTGTTGCTTTGGATTTATGACCTTTGAATTAGTCGAAATTGAGAAAGTTGACAACTAGTCTGCTCAATAAATATAGACTGTTTGAAAAGACAAAATTCTGTGATTGGCAGTATGCAACTTTTTTGGTAATGATGTTCTTAAATTACTAAGAGAGCCAAGAATTTTGTTTAGAGTTTGATGCTTAGTATTCATTATCATAACTGAAACCAGGCCAGTTGTCTGAAATCAAATAACAAAATTCTGCTTTATGAGCCCAATCAGAATAAGCGTCCCTATTGTCCTCATTTAGCGTATTTGTTCCTCAATAGGTAGAGCACAAGACTAACCACTTGTGTTGAAAAGTTGTGTTGGACCCAACAAAACAAGCAGGTGGAAATTATTTAGTACTGGAATCTGTAGAAATTTGTATCTGCACAGGAGGCCACCTTGTCACCTTTTGAGCTCATAAATGTTGACAGAAAAGAgtttgcctcagtcgacccagctgtaaatgggtaccagcaaattgctgggggtaaggtataattggttttaactgttcttaaaatagggtcgctcaaaagctctacagagcttatgttaattgtttcacaaagcgacggtaaataaaatttacctttacctttacctttagtTCAATGTATTCAATATAGACTTGCCTCAAAATTTTTCTAGTAAGCCTTGAAATCATCTAACAGTGACTATAAATGTGTTGGAGATATTGGTGGTACTATGAAGGCTAGGAGGGTGCAAACTCTCCTTTTGCTCTATCTGACTTACGTTTAGTAAACGGGtctataataaaatacatttcctCAGACTCGGCACGAGAGTAGTTGGATGGACATAATCGGTAGACGAGAGCGATATCATGACAAAGGGAAGCAACTCATACCATAgaaattgtttgtaaaaaatCGGAAAAAAGGCTTTTGTTGGTGTTTTTTTAGGTATGCATGTGTTTTTTCTGTACAGATAAACTTTGAAAGTAATgattaactgttttatttttgtaaaattgagaTTGCCACAAAATTCCTTCCGTGGGGAGTGGCAGTCGCTTCTATAAAATTTTCGGACAGTGGTAGTATTCGGGTACAGCCGGTGGGCTTGATTGTTATGACAGGTAACCTTGTGGAAACAACACTGCGCACTTCAGTAAATCGTGACAGTGTCATTTTAATTGGGAAAaacttaattgattttttttataagtaaaaaaaatcgTGAATAAATATAAAACGACTTGCTGAgtacataacaaaatttaatgcacAAATATGTTTCTTTGTGGGTATCACAGGAGTGCTGCCTGGTACATGTATTATAACAAAGTGTCTAGTGATGCATATCCATACCTCCAAGAATCAGATTCTCTCTAGAGGTATCGATCCTGTTGGGGATTGTCAAAGAGTATGGACATCATTGTTAGTTATGTTTATAGTTtgaattttgttgcaaataaaatatCAAGTAAACTTTAATATTCACCCAAAACGTGAATCTAAATCATTCACAGGTACCAGTATTCATTCACTTGTTAAGTTTTTCTTTCGAAACATAAATAACTAAGAAACACCAAATAACTTCCTGTTCAATGCCAatcaatttatcaaaaaataaaccGTTGATAAACAAATAACAAGCATATCAAAcccttttatgaattatatttgaaattcagctgaaaataaaaaacacaaataagtttataaaaatgaaaaggcACGCGCACCGGTTTATGCTGTTACTTAACTAGGATTTAACAGTTTCTTTTGATTATCAGTTAACTGACACGAATAGGAATTGTTTGTGaaatcttaatttttttattgtatctCAAAATGGTGACCAAATGTGCTGAAAAGGTAAATTCCCTGATCTTTCAGTCTAAAATAATGTTTGTCATGGCATAATATTACaccattttatttttaactgtcTGTGGCAATTCAATtcgaaagaaaatgaaaataattgagTGAACGCTGTTACTGTATCTTTGAATAATTTATATTCAAGTTTTAGGTGAATATTACTtattaaataaatcttatttactatttcatttgcaacaaaatttaagatgtaaataacccACATTATCTGGAAAAAGGAGATCCATAGTCTTAGACAATCCAAAAATGGACTGTCTAATGGTATGGATCTATACCTCTAGAATCAGTAAAACTGAACTATAATTAAACATGTTTGATAAGAAgcataaacatatattttcagaTCTAATGCTGTGAGATACCAGTAGATGTGTAAAAACAGACAAAGTCATGGCAACGATGCTGAAGTTTGGGTACAGCTATATCCGTTTTTTCGTGGATTATGTCACAACTGTATGGCCAATCTCTTGGTTGTACAGTTTCAAATCTTTAGAAGCCAGCAGTGACTCCATGAATGATGTTAATCAGATTGTTAAACACCTTTATCAACATCAGAAAGGCGAGACTGACAAAACTATCGGTGAGATAAGTCAAGAAATCAAGACATTGAATTTTCAGGAGGACATTTTAAGCATTCGGGATGAAATGTACGGCTTGAATATTCTGCAGCATGCAATTATTGTCCATAACAAGGATATAGTGGAACTTCTGATCAGTAACGTAGAAATTCCGTCACAGGTAGAATGTAATTCAGTGACACACATGGCAGCTTTCCTCGGTCATCTGCAGATACTGAAGAGTCTTTTTATGGAACGTCCTTTCGATTTGTATAAAAGGGCTGGATTGTGTTACCCGGCCTTACATGAACCAATTTCTTACTATAGAAGAATGGGTTTTATGTTTCAAGAGAAGTACCGATGTGAAGAAGAAAAATTACTCCCAATAGAATGGGCAATGGTTGGAGATCACTTGATCTGTGTTGAGGAAATGATTAGCAAAATGGAAGAGATGGGAGGGAGACAATTTAACCTGACAAAATTCTTGCATTTTGCAGCTTCTCGTGGTGCTGAGAAATGTTtggaatattttgttaaaagatgTCCCAATAAGATTGATCATGTAAGTAAAACTGGAGATGTCCCACTCCTCGAAGCTGTTGTCTGGGGACGACAGTGTGCAAAAGTATTGATTGATAATGGAGCAGATGTGAATAGAGTTGCAGAAAATGGTGATACAGCACTCCATCGTCTGTACAGAAATGATATTGATGggatttttgccatttttgatACAACAAAATACCTGCTCACTACAGGTATTGAACAGTTAATTAACACCATTAATTTGAAAGGAGAGACTGCATTGCACCTGCTGGTGACACACGTATCATACATCGGCGGGAACTACTACCACCCTGAGCAAAGATCAATGCCACGCTGGCAGATGCAACCTGACTATCAGGAACAGGTGATCAAGACCATTAAATTGTTACTGAGTTTCAACGCAGACCCACACATCTTTGATTCTCTTCAACTTCAACCGCTTAACAAACTTCTTCATGTGACAATGAAAGCAAGTCGACCCCATGATTTCCTCGAGTGTGTCCAAGGTTGCATAAACTCTAAATACGTTTATAGGAATGACTTTGGAAGTTTAGCGAGAGCAATTGAAGTGCTGATCCAGAATGGTGCTGAAGTAAATACGCAGTGTGCAATAGGTCATACACCACTAATTCTCCTCATTCAAACATTGCTGAATACAGAAGTTCCAGATCTAGTCCAGCGAAGAGACAGCATACTTACAGCTTGTGAACTTCTTCTGAAAAATGGTGCTAAATGTAACTATATATCTGAGGACAAGAAAACATGTTGCTCACTACTTGCAGAGCTtgcaaagaaaattttgaagcGACCTGCTGGGCGTAATGTTACTTACGTGGAACAGGACGCAGAATTGAAGAAAAAGTACGCAGAGCTGGTCAACAATATTCTTGTCATGTTCTTGAAGTATGGACTGAATCcaaattacaaaacaaacaagaagagTCCGCATTTATCAGGTGGGAGTGGGAATGGTCTGATTGAGTTTGTTCGTTTAACTGTGCATGCAAGGAATGGGGATGATTTTCAGATTGTTTACATGTGGCTTCTTACCTTACTGCAGTGGGGTGCTGATCCAGACATTGAATCATACCCGTCAGACCCCATCATCTGTCACTCCCAGAGCTCGATATTCCTGAAAAAACAAAGCACGCAACCAATGAGTCATTTTATCCACGAAATTAAGGAATTGCAAGCAATCTTTGAGCATGGACATGCCGAGGAATTACTACTGTTGTTCTACAAAACGATGGACCACAAGGTCCTTCATGACTGTTTGTCTACAGCAAGTTTTATGGCAAGATTTCATCCAATGGGAGCCACAGGAAAGAATTTCTTGTCCTTGTTGAATGGACTATCGGAACATCCGAGGTCACTGAAGCAGTTGTGTCGAGTGTCTATTCATAAAGCAGTGGATAGGAAACTCACAACTTCAATAGATCAGTTGCCACTTCCAAatgctttgaaaaaatatttgctgGACATCGAGTAGGTGCAAATAAGcagaaatgatatgaaaaaatgtGGTTGTCATTTTAAAGAAATCCGTTGAATGTTAAAAAAAGTAGCAAACATAGGATTAACTTGATGATTAAGCATTGAAATGTAAACTGCTGTTAAAAGGCTTAAAGGACTTACAGCATttggttattattattatgtattagTCAAATTTccacatatataattatgttaacttGGTTTTCATGTTAGTTTGTTATATATCATGACAAAATTTACTGAACACTGCAGAACAATCATGAAAACAATTCTAGTTAAGATGTATTGTTAACAATACCAGTTTCTTTTACACTCTCAATGTCAGTATTCACATTCTTAATTAGACAACATACATACAAATGATCTTTGATTAAGTCtctagatacattttgttttgttttatcaaaatttctttgCCTTAAATTGTTTATAATTGGTTTCTGTCAgatttttgttttgaagttgatTTGGTTTAATGAATTAAGAAAATAGTTAAGTTTGTGTATATTCTAAAGGTATAGCTAAAGTAAGCTTGATTTGTAATAGAcataaacacactaaatagaAGGTTGCAACACACACAATGACCAATTTTATATCTCTATAACCTCCATTAATATTTGAGAATGTTGTTAGTGCTCAATAAAAGTCAAAAGAAAAATGGTGGGGAGAGGGGCATGATTGAtgcaagaaattttttttagttGAGATAAACAGACTGTTTTAAGTCGGctctaaaatgaaattttaaattgttGCGATGGTTTGTGACCtcagttttaatgataaattcTGTAATGCAATGCTTTCTTGATGAAAAGGCTGCCTAAATATCAAACATAGATCTGTCGTATGATTTCAGCAAACACAACATTGCAATGAAAATGGCTTATTCAAATACAGTCTACTCGGGTATTCCGAATCAGTCTAAAATGCAATTTTTCAAGCGATAAACACAGTTAAAGTATGTTGTATATTGACTCGAGATGCTGATTTTTGCCAGAAAGATATAGAGCTGCTCTCTTCAAGAGACTCTTTACTTAATTGTCAGGTGATGTACATAGGTAAATAATACATGGacatgtagagaccgtaccatagctcttcgcatactttgatttttcaaactaaagtgatttttacaagtgcaccggttacgataaaaatgtaaacaacggactctgtctatgaaactttgaaatgaatgaatgacagtcgatctcagtcataatactgattgacagtgaatgctaatgactccatgtgttgcagaaaggtatttagtttgtaactgtaatttcccatcaattgaaatcctctcaaaactggtaaaataattacttatatttggacaaatctcatcgtctttgccgttcggcagctgcaaaaagggcaaatataaaagattcagtgcaAGTAATATTtgactggtactgccagttagtaagttcatactctgaacaacacgtcagagaaatttgggcagatttgaccaattatgacgttggcagcattagattatattttttctttacacaaaaattgccgttaggtaacaaagcgaatacgccgataatccggagttcaccgattattgttccagttcacgcaatgtaatccagcaattaaactgcatagctattagctactgctgttatagggaagtggtagagtgtctgccttaggggtgagaggtcctgggttcgagtcccagttagagcttaactctatttagattctgctaaagcatagttttgctgttaatagactgttccagatgttctaaatttttagcacacagtatcatggatcagtatttagcaatccagatcaaaattgaatgttaaatcaaatgcacccaattagaaaatattgactatattatgtccctttgatgtttatgctctccatgttcaagaagagttacatttccttgatcacaaaattttcgttatcatgaatatattaaatgctcataactccgcacttctagttaaaatattgtctaaatttctgtttttgagaaatatatggacatttctcttcatttcaaagctttttaacttcaaacctatgatttgaaaaacttaggtactatctctaggACATGGTGTACAATATATACCTATCACactatagatatataaatattttaacattacatataaaaaagttgtttatattaaacaaaagtcATTAAATATGAGGTATTCAGAATCACTTCACTTATGTCTGTACTATTCTATACCAAATAGTCATTTATAACATGTATACCTCACTTCCCTTTAATCACCGTTAAATATTTACCAGTGTTAccctataaatttaaaaatgccTTGAACTCGTGTCAATAGTAAGTCTGAACCATTTTACATGCTACTATGTGTTACACGGAATGGCGTTTTTTTTCTCCATGTTGAAActgtaacaataaatatatatagatttCATTGTggtcttcttttttaaattcaaaataattattttgtgtgatCTAACGATCATGAATTTTTTCTAACATTCCGAAgagcatttcattttaaaactaatATCTGTCAGTAAACATCTAAAGGTAGAAATGAGTAAGGGCAATAGTGATTCGGAATACCCGGAAATGACTCAAAATAGCCGAGGTCACGGAGTTcgggaaaatttaaatattacgCAAAGTAAGtgataaaatttaagattttagaTAAAAGTTTTTTATTGGCAGATAAATGATGTATTCATGAATATGTATAAAagatattatacatgttgaaGCATTAgtccaattttaatttttatgaaaactggTTCGGAATACACGAGTAGACTGTAGCTCTATAGagcaaaaaaacaacagaactaTTTGAATATGACATGCCATAATGCAACTATCATTTTTCTGCCTATTACCCTATGTAGTGTctgtttatacataaaaaaaatgtttttgaaccTAAATAATGGTAAAAATCTTTTGCTTTTGGAGTGTTTTGTGTTATCTGTAATAGACACTGTACATTACCGGTATGTTATCTTTAGCAgacagtatacatgtattatgttatcTGTAGTAGAAATTCTACATTATGTTTTATAGACCAGATTCTGTACATTTCTGTTATCTCCAGACAATATTTATATTTGCAATAGAGATGATGTGCATAATAATTCAGAttacatgaatttacatttttgCTGCCCAATATACTCTGCAAATTTTGAATATGAAGCTGTTGTGATTTCTTTTACTAGTACTAACATCTTTTGATGTATTTACTGTGTATTAAATAAGGTGTTGATGATGTCAGACTGTTTGTCTGAAGCAGTCTGACTTCAGCTCAGCTTGGTAGGAAGGATTGCAATATGATAAGGTGAATGAGTTCAGGTTGTGTTACAAGAATGTGAAGGATCACCCTATTCTTTTGTCTCTTTTTAAAGCAGTGTTCAAGGTAAGCTCTTGTGATCACCCTATGTCGAGCATCCTTCATAAACAATTTTGCTACTACTTATCAGTATGTCAATTATCCAGAGTAGTACATTGTATATTTCAACATGACTTTCTAAGATTTGACTTAAAAAATGCAGTATTTTGTTCTgtagaatttcaaaatttctcaaaCCCCCAACTGCAAGCATGTTGGATGTAGATTTATAGTAgtgacaaaattttcaaaatttatgttttgaaCCTAAGACCCTGCAGCTGTTCCCATCCCCAAACACAccctagtttaaaaaaaaactgctttgGTGTTTTTCCATTTCTGTTTACAGCACTGAAAACCTTGTTATTACTCTTGAGATTACTTTTTGTACCTGATCTTAATAAAGAATTGTCAAACTGCAGGTCTGTATAAAGTTTAGGTGAAGTTTGTTACTTAGTCATCTTGGGTCTTAAACCAGGTATCTATGtgaaattttagaaaaacattGTCAGCACACAAGAGGCCCCATTTTAACCTGGTCTTCTTGAAGCCTTGTCAGAATTCTTTTCTCTGTGAATttacaagtttgaaactggttaatgaaatactgtaaaaaaactagatcagttTGGAAACTTGGTCACCTATCTTCAAAAAAATGTCACTtggtaaaattatagaaaatactTGTAGTTTGTTTCACACTAAAGGCCACATTATCTGCCTGATTATCATAAAACGACAGAGTCAAAATGGAGTCTTGGCTCTCTTGTtgaaattgtattcagataaatTTTGCATGTTCTATGACAGTATTTTAGTGATATGCTGAATTGTGTATATGTATGCCTGACAGCATATTTTGCTTTATTGTTAGATTTTGGTTTAGTAAACATGTTGTTAAATGTGATCtctttttaattctgtgttaaagttttacttcaatattgattattttattgatatgtatcACACAAACTGCAGTCCCTTGActtaaaggtctaggtcacactttgggggtcagaaatcataaaaaatgttttctcagtcataaatttgacctacATTCAGAATTTTTCTTTGTTTGGCAGAAATAATTAACTCAGTGAAACAGAGAATACCCATGGAATACTGGTTGCCCTTTGGTCGTCAGCATTCTAGTATGTATTTATTCTGCCCCCTATTCTAGTACATTTATTATGCCTTGGAAGAAGAGGGTGTATATTGTTCTGTTCCTTGTCTCAATATACTGTGGTTTCTGATCAGTAAGTAGAGAATGCTTTGTCTCACATTGGTCAAAGTTTATTGGATGATTGTAGTCAGTGAATGACTCCTATTattttagggtcagtaggtcaacgtCAAGgaataacaaaataaacagcaTTTGCTTATAGTCGTCATACTTCATGGGATTTTTGCCTGTGGTTtttagatgacctctattgttttttaggtcagtaagtcagagTTTAAGGCCATAATGACGTTGAGACTTAAAACTGTATCTGCTCAAAATCTAAGGAGTGCCTTGGCCTACAGTTGTTAAATGTCATATGATGATTGCCTGGGTCATTAGATGACTCCAATTGTTTTGGGGGTTAGAAGGTGAAAGATCTAGGTCTCGGTGACCTTGAGAATGAAAATGGATCTTGCTTAATACCTTTAGAACCCTATAGCTTACTGCTTTCAAACTGCATACTGTTAGGATGGATTGTTTGTGGTGACTAGATGACCTCAattgttttgaggtcagtaggtcataggtcaaggtcacactaaaacAGCTTCATCTCAGTAACTAATGAACACGTTTGCCTACATAGGATGACCCTTATGTCgaggggtcagtagatcaaagaacaaggtcagagtgacccctGGACTAAATATGTGACAGGTCGTCCTTGGGGCAGGGGCATACAAGGTTAAAAAACAGCCcttaatgtttatgttttagcttacctgagcacaaagtgctcatgatgAGCTTTTAGGATCATTGGATGTCCATTGTCCATCTGTCCTTTATCCACAATTTCTATAAAGAACATCTCCTGAACAGTTACGtcagtttcaaccaaacttcacaggattgttcCTTGGGTGGACCTTGGTTCAGAGTCCTTCAAATCTAGTTCAttcatgcagaattctggttaccatggcaatgaaaaggaaatatttttaaaatcttcccGTCAGAAACCGCtgacccaattttgaaataatttcgtaGAAATGTTTCATGGATGAACCTCTGCATGGCTCATTCAGATTTTTCTGTAAcataaaaaacatggccactaggGTGTGgggctagttttctctatatggctgtatggaaaacttggaaaatcttttTCTGAAACAGTTgccttgatttcaaaataatttcactttatTATGTTCCTTAAGTGACCCTCTACAAAATCCTTTCAAATTAATGTTACGTTAAAAAACTTTGCTGCTATGTGCTAGTTTTTTCTATATGgaaaacttaaaaagaatttcTTCTTtgaaactgctggtctgatttcaaattaatttgactGCAATGTTAGACCCTCTACAAAATTCCTTCAGGCCatgttaatttgtttaaaaaatcatggCTTCCTAGGGGTGGGGCTAGTTTCCTCTCTGGTCATGTAGAAAACCTGTCTCCTATATAACTGCTGGCCAGaattcaaaaaattaaatttcacacaaatgttcatcaaGTGACCCTCTACCGATTTCCTTTTAGCTCCAGCTCACATTACTGTTTCTTAATACTGCCTCCTGTGTCATACTTCTCACACACATAAACTTACATACGCAATCATGCATATTACCGCtaagtatttattttgtttgaatttttagaAAACACAGgccatatttcaaaataatcacaaatattttccttgtGTGTTcttctaccaaaactgttcacgCTAAC
This is a stretch of genomic DNA from Mercenaria mercenaria strain notata chromosome 4, MADL_Memer_1, whole genome shotgun sequence. It encodes these proteins:
- the LOC123552130 gene encoding uncharacterized protein LOC123552130 — translated: MATMLKFGYSYIRFFVDYVTTVWPISWLYSFKSLEASSDSMNDVNQIVKHLYQHQKGETDKTIGEISQEIKTLNFQEDILSIRDEMYGLNILQHAIIVHNKDIVELLISNVEIPSQVECNSVTHMAAFLGHLQILKSLFMERPFDLYKRAGLCYPALHEPISYYRRMGFMFQEKYRCEEEKLLPIEWAMVGDHLICVEEMISKMEEMGGRQFNLTKFLHFAASRGAEKCLEYFVKRCPNKIDHVSKTGDVPLLEAVVWGRQCAKVLIDNGADVNRVAENGDTALHRLYRNDIDGIFAIFDTTKYLLTTGIEQLINTINLKGETALHLLVTHVSYIGGNYYHPEQRSMPRWQMQPDYQEQVIKTIKLLLSFNADPHIFDSLQLQPLNKLLHVTMKASRPHDFLECVQGCINSKYVYRNDFGSLARAIEVLIQNGAEVNTQCAIGHTPLILLIQTLLNTEVPDLVQRRDSILTACELLLKNGAKCNYISEDKKTCCSLLAELAKKILKRPAGRNVTYVEQDAELKKKYAELVNNILVMFLKYGLNPNYKTNKKSPHLSGGSGNGLIEFVRLTVHARNGDDFQIVYMWLLTLLQWGADPDIESYPSDPIICHSQSSIFLKKQSTQPMSHFIHEIKELQAIFEHGHAEELLLLFYKTMDHKVLHDCLSTASFMARFHPMGATGKNFLSLLNGLSEHPRSLKQLCRVSIHKAVDRKLTTSIDQLPLPNALKKYLLDIE